Proteins found in one Methanofollis fontis genomic segment:
- the mutL gene encoding DNA mismatch repair endonuclease MutL, whose amino-acid sequence MNGDDGAIHVLDTRTINQIAAGEVVERPASVVKELVENAIDAGAHLIRVEVNSDRRHITGIRVTDDGIGMGRGDAVLAFKEHATSKIRAIDDLDSVLSLGFRGEALPSIASVAEVALVTRPRGGDVIAGTRVRIRGGAAPEVSETGAPEGTSVEVHDLFYNTPARSKFLKSLHTELAHISGVIERTALSRPDIAFRLIHNGRERIATHPATDLKETVTELFGASTAEKLVPVSASSPAVRIGGYVSGPALSRADPYQIFLSVNGRPISSFPIVRAIRDGYGTLLPKDRFPVAFLHLQIDGGRIDVNVHPTKKQVRFSNEAEICDIVREGVQTALNNGGQSGAAPFHGGPATTAISHFIEKKREIPGFREPAAPFVLNDRRLRQSELPLAGAERNRLPEITVIGQVDRTYIIGEAENRSLVIIDQHAAHERIVYEQVSERDSGGGRSQELIIPVLITVSPQEDELMREALPALSDEGFAVEEFGPVTYAVNAIPVILGKLEEAEVIRDLVSALVREGPADPVGKREEIRRRVACRAAIKAGEDLSMEQMRRLIQQLSYTKQPYTCPHGRPTIITYSTDELAGMFRRT is encoded by the coding sequence ATGAACGGGGACGACGGGGCCATCCACGTGCTGGACACCCGGACGATCAACCAGATCGCCGCCGGTGAGGTGGTCGAACGACCGGCATCGGTGGTCAAGGAACTCGTCGAGAACGCCATCGACGCCGGGGCGCACCTGATCCGGGTGGAGGTGAACAGCGACCGCCGGCACATCACCGGCATCAGGGTGACCGACGACGGTATCGGCATGGGAAGGGGGGATGCCGTCCTCGCCTTTAAGGAGCATGCGACCAGCAAGATCCGGGCGATCGACGACCTCGACAGCGTCCTCAGCCTCGGTTTCCGCGGCGAGGCATTGCCGAGCATCGCATCGGTCGCCGAGGTCGCCCTGGTCACGCGGCCGCGGGGCGGAGACGTCATCGCCGGGACGCGGGTGAGGATCCGGGGCGGTGCGGCGCCCGAGGTCTCAGAGACCGGTGCACCTGAGGGCACGAGCGTGGAGGTGCACGACCTCTTCTATAACACCCCGGCCCGAAGTAAGTTCCTGAAGTCCCTGCACACCGAACTTGCCCATATCAGCGGCGTGATCGAACGCACCGCTCTTTCCCGGCCGGATATCGCATTCCGCCTCATCCATAACGGTCGAGAACGGATCGCAACCCATCCCGCAACCGACCTGAAGGAGACGGTCACCGAACTCTTCGGGGCGTCAACGGCCGAAAAACTTGTCCCGGTCTCGGCGTCCTCACCGGCCGTTCGGATCGGCGGCTACGTCTCCGGCCCGGCCCTCTCGCGTGCCGACCCCTACCAGATCTTCCTCTCGGTCAACGGGCGTCCGATCTCGTCCTTCCCGATCGTGCGGGCGATCCGCGACGGTTACGGCACCCTCCTCCCGAAAGACCGTTTCCCGGTCGCATTTCTCCACCTGCAGATCGACGGCGGCCGCATCGACGTCAACGTCCACCCCACAAAAAAGCAGGTCCGGTTCAGCAACGAGGCCGAGATCTGTGATATTGTGCGGGAGGGGGTGCAAACGGCCCTGAACAATGGCGGGCAGAGCGGAGCGGCGCCCTTCCATGGCGGACCTGCGACCACGGCGATCTCCCACTTCATAGAGAAAAAGCGGGAGATCCCCGGTTTCCGGGAACCAGCCGCCCCGTTCGTGCTCAACGACCGGCGACTCAGGCAGAGCGAACTCCCCCTCGCCGGTGCAGAGCGCAACCGTCTTCCCGAGATCACCGTGATCGGACAGGTCGACCGGACCTATATCATCGGGGAGGCCGAAAACCGCTCCCTGGTGATCATCGACCAGCACGCCGCCCACGAGCGGATTGTGTATGAGCAGGTGAGCGAGCGCGACAGCGGGGGAGGGCGGTCGCAGGAACTGATCATCCCGGTGCTCATCACCGTCTCCCCGCAGGAGGACGAACTGATGCGCGAGGCCCTCCCGGCGCTGTCCGACGAAGGATTCGCGGTCGAGGAGTTCGGGCCCGTCACCTATGCCGTCAACGCCATCCCGGTCATCCTCGGAAAACTCGAGGAGGCCGAGGTGATCCGTGACCTGGTCTCGGCGCTCGTGCGGGAGGGACCGGCCGACCCGGTCGGGAAGAGGGAGGAGATCCGGCGGAGGGTCGCCTGCAGGGCGGCGATCAAGGCCGGCGAAGACCTCTCGATGGAACAGATGCGCCGCCTCATACAGCAGCTCTCCTATACAAAACAGCCCTATACCTGCCCGCACGGCAGACCGACGATCATCACCTATTCAACCGACGAACTGGCCGGAATGTTCAGGCGCACCTGA
- a CDS encoding EF-Tu/IF-2/RF-3 family GTPase encodes MANLTVAVIGPAGYAKDLGKKGTSTDITFYNLKKGHNTVTIIEPTRYPERLAPLFFSVSLADAAIVVVDELNAAFGECLLMLGAAGITKGYLVLRNYLSPDQVKPLLKGTALEGYAFIEDDAIALREELLGAVEQMDQAPPADGKTCIVPIDHFFNVRGIGTVILGSVAAGRLKKHDSLTIQPIGKTALVRSIQKHDDDVDDAYAGDRVGLALKNVDYEDLDRGYVLTNDPAIASGTAITGRLDLVPFWKAPITEGMVLHIGYWMQYQPSRVLSVEGSTLTIEMEKDLVYLPGTTAVVTYLEGGALRIAGTLTLS; translated from the coding sequence ATGGCAAACCTCACTGTGGCGGTAATCGGCCCCGCAGGGTATGCAAAGGACCTTGGCAAGAAAGGGACGAGCACCGATATCACCTTCTATAACCTGAAAAAAGGGCACAATACGGTGACGATCATCGAACCCACGCGGTATCCCGAGCGCCTTGCACCCCTGTTCTTTTCGGTGTCGCTCGCTGACGCTGCAATTGTCGTAGTGGATGAACTGAACGCCGCATTCGGCGAATGCCTCCTGATGCTCGGGGCAGCCGGCATCACGAAGGGCTATCTGGTGCTGCGGAATTACCTGAGCCCGGATCAGGTGAAACCGCTGCTGAAGGGCACCGCCCTCGAAGGCTACGCCTTTATCGAGGACGACGCAATCGCCCTCAGGGAGGAACTGCTCGGGGCTGTGGAGCAGATGGACCAGGCCCCCCCTGCCGACGGGAAGACCTGCATCGTCCCGATCGACCACTTCTTCAATGTCCGCGGCATCGGAACGGTGATCCTGGGATCGGTGGCCGCGGGTCGCCTGAAGAAACATGATTCGCTGACGATCCAGCCGATCGGGAAGACGGCCCTGGTGCGCTCCATCCAGAAGCACGACGACGATGTGGACGATGCATATGCCGGCGACCGCGTCGGACTCGCCCTGAAAAACGTGGATTACGAGGACCTCGACCGGGGATATGTGCTCACCAACGACCCGGCCATCGCCAGCGGAACGGCGATCACGGGCAGACTCGACCTGGTGCCCTTCTGGAAGGCCCCGATCACCGAAGGGATGGTGCTCCATATCGGATACTGGATGCAGTACCAGCCCTCCCGCGTCCTCTCGGTGGAGGGGAGCACGCTCACCATCGAGATGGAGAAGGACCTGGTCTACCTGCCGGGCACGACGGCGGTGGTCACCTACCTGGAGGGGGGAGCGCTCAGGATCGCCGGCACCCTCACCCTCTCCTGA
- a CDS encoding acetate--CoA ligase family protein: MSRRLSEAEGYALLEKYGIRVPKYKIAGDRGEAGQIATEIGFPVVMKIVSTDIIHKSDAGGVRTGIADIREAEEAYDAIVASVRSAHPGAAVEGVIVEEHLPPGREFIVGGTTDPAFGRVLAFGSGGVLVELLDDTIFTVLPADEEEIRGMVRRIRGYPLIRGYRNLPPLDEEALIQTLRAAAALFENEEISEFDINPLILYPDGLCAVDARFVAARPQQPRPPERPPFRFPEITSVAVIGASADPTKVGYSVLRNLLSFNGAVYPVNPKRGRILGLQAYPSVLSIGSAIDCAVIAVPAPIVPAVLEECGRAGIGFAVIVSAGFRESGADGEKLEAEVLEVAHRHGIRILGPNCLGIMLPGHRINATFDTITPLKGHIGFLSQSGAVITTAVDWAAGTGIGFSAVVSVGNSSDLGFADLLPAVADVPGTRAVILYIEEIRDGERFLAAAREIGWRVPVIAVKSGVSERGKQAAASHTGSLAGSAAIYAAAFEGAGIIGAGSMEEAFQIGELLASEGYPAGERAVVVSGAGGYAVLASDYAEKYGVSLIPLPEGMRADLDLVLPPIWNHANPMDIIGDGGAGRYARVFDILIDRQDEWDVAFVVTVPSALLNPVELAHEIVRFSGKTGKMIVSCMLGGESMAAAVKILKARAIPNFPEIEDAFRAVGHALAAKEHRHSGAGDEGR, translated from the coding sequence ATGTCCCGGCGGCTTTCCGAGGCGGAGGGGTATGCTCTTCTGGAAAAATATGGGATACGTGTCCCGAAATACAAAATAGCCGGAGATCGTGGGGAAGCAGGACAGATAGCAACAGAAATCGGGTTTCCGGTGGTGATGAAGATCGTATCCACCGACATCATCCACAAGTCGGACGCCGGCGGGGTGCGGACCGGGATCGCCGACATCAGAGAGGCCGAAGAGGCGTACGACGCCATCGTCGCCTCGGTCCGCTCCGCCCATCCGGGGGCGGCGGTCGAGGGCGTGATCGTCGAGGAGCACCTCCCGCCCGGACGGGAGTTCATCGTCGGCGGCACCACCGATCCCGCATTCGGTCGGGTGCTCGCATTCGGGAGCGGGGGCGTGCTCGTGGAGCTGCTCGACGACACCATTTTCACGGTGCTGCCCGCCGATGAGGAGGAGATCAGGGGGATGGTCAGGCGGATCCGGGGGTATCCGCTCATCCGCGGCTACCGCAATCTGCCGCCCCTCGACGAGGAGGCGCTCATCCAAACCCTCCGTGCCGCCGCCGCCCTGTTTGAGAATGAGGAAATCTCCGAATTCGACATCAACCCCCTCATCCTCTATCCAGACGGTCTCTGCGCCGTCGACGCCCGGTTCGTGGCGGCCCGGCCGCAGCAGCCGCGTCCGCCTGAGCGCCCACCCTTCCGCTTCCCCGAGATTACCTCCGTCGCCGTCATCGGTGCATCCGCCGATCCGACGAAGGTCGGATACTCCGTCCTCCGCAACCTCCTCTCGTTCAACGGTGCGGTCTATCCGGTGAACCCGAAGCGGGGGAGGATCCTGGGGCTGCAGGCATACCCCTCGGTCCTCTCCATTGGCAGTGCAATCGACTGCGCCGTCATCGCCGTCCCCGCTCCAATCGTTCCGGCCGTCCTTGAGGAATGCGGTCGGGCGGGGATCGGTTTTGCCGTCATCGTCTCGGCTGGTTTCCGGGAGAGCGGCGCCGACGGGGAAAAACTGGAGGCGGAGGTGCTGGAGGTCGCACACCGTCACGGGATCCGCATCCTGGGCCCGAACTGTCTGGGCATCATGCTCCCCGGGCACCGCATCAACGCCACCTTCGACACGATCACGCCCCTGAAGGGCCATATCGGATTTCTCTCCCAGAGCGGTGCGGTGATCACCACGGCCGTTGACTGGGCGGCCGGCACCGGGATCGGTTTTTCGGCCGTGGTGAGTGTCGGCAACAGCAGCGATCTCGGTTTTGCCGACCTGCTCCCTGCCGTGGCGGATGTGCCGGGAACACGGGCGGTGATCCTCTACATCGAGGAGATCCGGGACGGCGAACGTTTTCTGGCGGCGGCACGGGAGATCGGGTGGCGGGTGCCGGTGATCGCCGTCAAGTCCGGGGTATCAGAACGGGGCAAACAGGCGGCGGCCTCGCACACCGGGTCTCTTGCAGGCTCTGCCGCCATATATGCGGCCGCATTCGAGGGGGCCGGGATCATCGGGGCCGGGTCCATGGAGGAGGCCTTCCAGATCGGCGAACTCCTGGCATCCGAGGGGTATCCGGCAGGAGAACGGGCTGTGGTGGTCTCCGGCGCCGGCGGCTACGCCGTCCTCGCATCCGATTACGCCGAAAAATATGGTGTCTCGCTGATCCCACTCCCTGAGGGGATGCGTGCCGACCTCGACCTGGTGCTGCCGCCCATCTGGAACCATGCCAATCCGATGGACATCATCGGCGACGGCGGGGCGGGGCGGTATGCACGCGTCTTCGACATCCTGATCGACCGTCAGGACGAATGGGACGTGGCCTTCGTGGTCACCGTCCCCTCCGCCCTCCTCAATCCCGTGGAACTCGCCCATGAGATCGTGAGGTTCTCCGGAAAGACCGGAAAGATGATCGTCTCCTGCATGCTCGGCGGCGAGAGCATGGCGGCGGCGGTGAAGATCCTGAAGGCACGCGCCATCCCGAACTTCCCGGAGATCGAGGACGCCTTCAGGGCGGTGGGGCACGCACTGGCGGCGAAAGAGCACCGGCACTCAGGGGCGGGGGATGAGGGCCGATGA
- the corA gene encoding magnesium/cobalt transporter CorA: protein MPPGSLVYVGDVTAERTVVDLIDYTWESVEERTISDPTALEEYRDRDSITWINVTGLHETAVIERIGGIFGIHPLVLEDILNTEQRPKLEDYDETIFAILRMVRYDGAGDLVDEQVSLVLGENYVLSFQEQPGDLFDPVRERIRQPKWRARRLNADYLAYALIDALVDGYFVVIEAFGERIEEIDDRILDESDPQVLGLIRSIRRDLIALRKHAWPMREMASALERSEHSLIQPQTRLYLRDVYDHTVQVIDTLETYRDMAAGMLDIYLSSTSNRMNEVMKVLTIIATIFIPLSFIAGVFGMNFRHMPELEWGYGYYGSLLLMAAVAAGMLVYFRRRGWL from the coding sequence ATGCCACCCGGTTCCCTGGTGTATGTCGGCGACGTCACCGCCGAACGGACCGTCGTCGACCTCATCGACTACACCTGGGAGAGCGTGGAAGAGCGGACGATATCTGATCCGACCGCCCTTGAGGAATACCGGGACCGGGACTCGATCACCTGGATCAATGTGACCGGGCTGCACGAGACCGCGGTCATCGAACGGATCGGCGGCATCTTCGGCATCCACCCCCTGGTGCTCGAAGACATCCTGAACACCGAGCAGCGCCCGAAACTCGAGGACTATGACGAAACGATCTTTGCCATCCTGCGGATGGTCAGATATGACGGGGCGGGGGACCTGGTGGATGAGCAGGTGAGTCTGGTGCTCGGGGAGAACTATGTGCTCTCTTTTCAGGAGCAGCCCGGCGACCTCTTCGACCCGGTGAGGGAGCGGATCCGGCAGCCGAAATGGCGGGCACGCAGACTGAACGCCGATTACCTCGCCTACGCCCTGATCGATGCCCTGGTCGACGGCTATTTTGTGGTGATCGAGGCCTTCGGCGAGCGGATCGAGGAGATCGACGACCGTATCCTGGACGAAAGCGATCCACAGGTGCTCGGGCTGATCCGCTCCATCAGGCGCGACCTCATCGCCCTGCGCAAGCATGCGTGGCCGATGCGGGAGATGGCCTCGGCCCTCGAGCGCTCCGAACACTCCCTGATCCAGCCGCAGACCCGCCTCTATCTCCGCGACGTCTACGACCACACCGTCCAGGTGATCGACACCCTGGAGACCTACCGCGATATGGCCGCCGGGATGCTGGACATCTACCTCTCCTCCACGAGCAACCGGATGAACGAGGTGATGAAGGTGCTCACGATCATCGCCACCATCTTCATCCCGCTCAGTTTTATTGCGGGCGTCTTCGGCATGAACTTCCGGCATATGCCCGAACTCGAATGGGGCTACGGCTACTACGGTTCCCTGCTCCTGATGGCGGCGGTCGCCGCCGGCATGCTCGTCTATTTCAGGCGGAGGGGATGGCTCTGA
- a CDS encoding TIGR00341 family protein — translation MKKVLINARKDDYERLAPVLEEVYHVVVHEDTIYQIKLFLPDNDLDPFIDQIRSVIDLRYRDNLIEVSSPDFVISPYLKRVEQKTETPEKTPIEELLDSTKPYQRLDTGKIILTSIAGIIALTGLFLNNVAIIIGAMLLSPILGPIYGFAINIAIGKVKEAIQSIGVLATLLFCVFLLSALSTFLFSLFADLVITPEILSRTVVSPIYIIMAILLGFASVLALARGMSDLIAGVAIAAALLPPTAVMGIALVMMQEFLLPSTVLVLENVIGMVAGALIATLTLQIGPREYYEQVAARRFIIRTALLVIVLIAILLVLSIFLAVPAG, via the coding sequence ATGAAGAAAGTACTGATCAATGCGCGGAAGGACGATTACGAACGGCTTGCGCCGGTGCTCGAAGAGGTCTATCATGTGGTCGTCCACGAGGACACGATCTACCAGATCAAACTCTTCCTCCCTGACAATGACCTGGACCCCTTTATCGATCAGATCCGTTCGGTGATCGACCTCCGCTACCGGGACAACCTCATCGAGGTCTCCTCCCCTGACTTCGTGATCTCCCCCTACCTCAAACGCGTCGAACAGAAGACCGAAACACCGGAAAAAACACCGATAGAAGAGCTTCTGGACAGCACAAAGCCCTACCAGCGCCTGGACACCGGTAAGATCATCCTGACCTCGATTGCCGGGATCATCGCCCTGACGGGGCTGTTTCTGAACAATGTGGCGATCATCATCGGGGCGATGCTCCTCTCCCCCATCCTGGGACCGATCTACGGTTTTGCGATCAATATCGCCATCGGGAAGGTAAAAGAGGCCATACAGAGCATTGGAGTGCTCGCAACACTGCTGTTCTGCGTATTCCTCCTCTCGGCACTCAGCACCTTCCTGTTCAGCCTGTTTGCAGACCTTGTGATCACACCGGAGATCCTCTCACGCACGGTGGTCAGCCCGATCTACATCATCATGGCGATCCTCCTGGGGTTTGCATCGGTGCTCGCCCTGGCCCGCGGGATGTCTGACCTCATCGCCGGCGTCGCCATCGCCGCCGCCCTCCTTCCCCCGACGGCCGTGATGGGCATCGCCCTTGTCATGATGCAGGAGTTCCTCCTCCCCTCGACGGTGCTGGTGCTGGAGAACGTCATCGGCATGGTGGCCGGAGCGCTGATCGCCACCCTCACCCTTCAGATCGGGCCCAGGGAGTACTATGAGCAGGTGGCGGCCCGGCGCTTCATCATCAGGACGGCGCTGCTCGTGATCGTGCTCATCGCCATCCTGCTCGTGCTCAGCATATTCCTTGCCGTTCCGGCGGGATAG
- the phoU gene encoding phosphate signaling complex protein PhoU — protein sequence MSDKFHEELKLLRREFTDYSKFAADMLKDAMRALQDADSNLAADVNARKRRLSDLSDHFDERLLTLIALYQPMAHDLRTIVCTLKMNVGFYRIGRYGKDVAILVPDFASGHLGRMLNLPHMAEMVFSMIDDVIAAYESGDVARLDDFSTRDDCVDDMRYSAFREGVTYMMEDPRNINRCMDYVMVARYLERCGDHCCTMAERIHYMVTGERVEIS from the coding sequence ATGAGCGATAAATTCCACGAAGAACTCAAACTACTACGGCGAGAATTCACCGATTACAGCAAATTTGCGGCAGATATGCTGAAGGACGCCATGAGGGCGCTCCAGGACGCCGATAGCAATCTCGCCGCCGACGTCAACGCACGCAAGCGCAGACTCTCCGACCTCTCCGATCACTTCGACGAGCGTCTGCTCACCCTCATTGCCCTCTATCAGCCGATGGCGCACGACCTGCGGACGATCGTCTGCACCCTCAAAATGAACGTGGGCTTCTACCGGATCGGGCGTTATGGAAAGGACGTCGCCATCCTCGTGCCCGACTTCGCCTCCGGGCATCTCGGGCGGATGCTCAACCTGCCCCATATGGCCGAAATGGTGTTTTCAATGATCGATGACGTGATTGCCGCCTATGAGAGCGGGGATGTCGCACGCCTCGACGATTTTTCGACCAGGGACGACTGTGTCGACGATATGCGCTACTCGGCCTTCAGGGAGGGCGTCACCTACATGATGGAGGACCCGAGAAACATCAACCGCTGCATGGACTACGTGATGGTCGCCCGCTACCTGGAACGGTGCGGCGACCACTGCTGCACTATGGCCGAACGGATCCACTATATGGTCACCGGTGAGCGGGTGGAGATCAGCTGA
- the pstB gene encoding phosphate ABC transporter ATP-binding protein PstB — protein MTETAVISTRNLNLYYGEHHALQDVDISFARNRVTALIGPSGCGKSTLIRCLNRMNDLVDNVRIEGEILFEGANINTPQTDVVSLRKKVGMVFQKPNPFPKSIYENIAYGPRIHGIKDKKILDGIVEQSLRDAALWDEVSDRLHASALGLSGGQQQRLCIARTLAVGPEVILMDEPCSALDPIATAKIENLVEELKKTYTVIMVTHNMQQAARVSDYTGFMYLGKLIEFGETTGIFEAPREELTENYVTGRFG, from the coding sequence ATGACCGAAACAGCAGTCATCAGCACACGAAACCTGAACCTGTATTACGGCGAGCATCATGCCCTGCAGGACGTCGATATCTCCTTCGCACGCAACCGGGTGACCGCACTCATCGGTCCGTCCGGGTGCGGCAAATCCACCCTCATCCGCTGCCTCAACCGGATGAACGACCTTGTGGACAATGTTCGTATCGAGGGCGAGATCCTCTTCGAAGGGGCGAACATCAATACCCCGCAGACCGATGTGGTCAGCCTCAGGAAAAAGGTCGGCATGGTCTTCCAGAAACCGAATCCCTTTCCAAAGTCCATCTATGAAAATATCGCATATGGACCGAGAATACATGGGATAAAGGATAAAAAAATCCTTGACGGGATCGTGGAGCAGAGTCTCCGCGATGCCGCTCTCTGGGATGAGGTCAGCGACCGACTCCATGCCTCGGCCCTCGGTCTTTCGGGCGGTCAGCAGCAGCGCCTCTGCATCGCCCGCACCCTTGCCGTCGGGCCCGAGGTGATCCTGATGGACGAACCCTGCTCGGCCCTGGACCCGATCGCAACCGCAAAGATCGAGAACCTGGTCGAGGAACTGAAGAAGACCTATACCGTGATCATGGTCACCCATAACATGCAGCAGGCGGCGCGGGTGAGCGATTATACCGGGTTTATGTACCTCGGAAAACTCATCGAGTTCGGGGAGACCACCGGGATCTTCGAGGCACCGCGGGAAGAACTGACAGAGAACTACGTGACGGGAAGATTCGGATAG
- the pstA gene encoding phosphate ABC transporter permease PstA, with product MKETIIRSIWFFTASFAVLAVFFIIFFLLRDAVPAFESIGIWNFISGSTWNPTGAEPAYGVYPLIVGTVLVTIGAMVVAVPLGIGSALFIAELAPYRLRLIAKPAIELLAGIPSVVYGFFGLIVLTNWLRISFDTPSGESWLAGSILLGVMALPTIISVSEDALSMVPAAFKEGSLALGATHWQTISRVLVPTALSGITASIILGMGRAIGETMAVIMVCGNAAIIPDPITNVLSPVRTLTGTLGIEIGEVAVGSMHYHALFGVAVVLLVITLIVNLAAVAIMKHIRSRQQAVSRAKKKSVMDSENVRLAFRAVLVIAAVLFVFLLLPPAVAAAVIVLLAGIYFVRDRLPAKHSQSVAFALIVLSIGLVLCALVIILSYIIVNGLPAISWEFLTQPPRDLGRSGGIFPAIVGTLYLVAGAIAFALPIGIGAAIYLSEYTREGRITGIIRTGIDLLNGMPSIVFGLFGFAFLVLFLNFGVSLLAGMITLGLMILPTVIRTTEEALKNVPGSIREGSLALGATKWQTIRRVVLPPALPGILTGTILSIGRAAGETAPILFTAVVFSKRFLPTSVFEPVMALPYHLFILSTNVPGAQQNQYGTALVLLILVVAIYAIAIGVRSRYQKNMRW from the coding sequence ATGAAGGAGACCATTATCCGTTCGATATGGTTTTTTACAGCTTCATTTGCCGTGCTTGCTGTGTTTTTCATCATCTTCTTCCTTCTGCGGGATGCGGTGCCGGCATTTGAGTCGATCGGGATATGGAACTTCATCAGCGGGAGCACCTGGAATCCGACCGGTGCCGAACCCGCATATGGTGTGTATCCCCTGATCGTCGGCACGGTACTGGTCACCATCGGGGCAATGGTGGTGGCGGTGCCGCTCGGCATCGGGAGTGCACTATTCATCGCAGAACTTGCGCCCTACCGGTTGCGTTTGATCGCTAAACCGGCGATTGAACTTCTGGCCGGCATTCCTTCTGTGGTCTATGGTTTTTTTGGCCTGATCGTCCTGACCAACTGGCTCCGCATCTCCTTTGATACCCCATCGGGCGAGAGCTGGCTTGCAGGTTCGATCCTTCTGGGCGTCATGGCGCTGCCGACGATCATCTCGGTATCCGAGGATGCCCTTTCGATGGTGCCGGCGGCCTTCAAGGAGGGCTCTCTGGCGCTCGGCGCCACCCACTGGCAGACGATCAGCCGTGTGCTCGTGCCGACGGCGCTCTCCGGGATCACCGCCTCGATCATCCTGGGGATGGGACGCGCCATCGGCGAGACGATGGCCGTGATCATGGTCTGCGGCAATGCGGCGATCATCCCCGACCCGATCACCAATGTGCTCTCGCCCGTGCGTACACTCACCGGCACCCTGGGTATCGAGATTGGTGAGGTGGCCGTCGGGAGCATGCACTATCATGCACTCTTCGGCGTGGCCGTCGTGCTCCTCGTGATCACCCTCATCGTCAATCTGGCCGCCGTCGCAATCATGAAGCATATCAGGTCTCGCCAGCAGGCGGTGAGCCGGGCAAAGAAGAAATCGGTCATGGATTCCGAGAACGTGCGCCTGGCGTTCCGGGCAGTCCTGGTGATTGCCGCCGTGCTGTTCGTCTTCCTGCTCCTGCCGCCGGCGGTCGCAGCTGCCGTTATCGTCCTGCTTGCCGGGATATACTTCGTCCGGGACCGCCTCCCGGCAAAACATTCACAGTCGGTTGCATTCGCCCTGATCGTGCTCTCGATCGGGCTGGTGCTCTGCGCCCTTGTGATCATACTCTCCTATATCATCGTCAACGGTCTGCCGGCCATCTCCTGGGAATTTTTGACCCAGCCCCCGCGTGACCTCGGGCGGTCAGGCGGCATCTTCCCGGCGATCGTCGGCACGCTCTATCTGGTCGCCGGTGCGATCGCCTTCGCCCTTCCCATCGGCATCGGGGCTGCGATCTATCTCTCCGAATATACCCGCGAGGGCCGGATCACCGGGATCATCAGGACCGGCATCGACCTCCTGAACGGCATGCCCTCGATCGTCTTTGGTCTCTTCGGGTTCGCCTTCCTGGTGCTCTTCCTGAACTTCGGCGTCTCGCTGCTGGCAGGCATGATCACCCTGGGGCTGATGATCCTCCCGACGGTGATCAGGACCACAGAGGAGGCCCTCAAGAACGTGCCCGGATCGATCCGTGAGGGAAGCCTGGCCCTCGGGGCGACGAAATGGCAGACGATCCGGCGTGTGGTGCTCCCGCCCGCCCTGCCCGGCATCCTCACCGGCACGATCCTCTCCATCGGCAGGGCGGCGGGCGAGACCGCTCCGATCCTCTTCACCGCCGTGGTCTTCTCAAAACGCTTCCTGCCGACATCGGTGTTTGAACCGGTGATGGCCCTGCCCTATCACCTGTTCATCCTCTCGACCAATGTGCCGGGAGCGCAGCAGAACCAGTACGGCACGGCCCTCGTCCTCCTGATCCTGGTGGTGGCCATCTATGCGATCGCCATCGGCGTCAGGAGTCGCTATCAGAAAAATATGAGGTGGTGA